AAAAAGAAAGTAAAGGCTCTGATGGGCTGGCTAGGTGTTACTGCATTGCTCGGTGCAACTTTCCTAAGTCTAGAAATTACTGAGTTTGTTCACTTGGTGGATCAAGGTGCTACGATTGGCACGAGTGCATTTTTATCAGCGTTCTTCACGCTGGTGGGTACTCACGGTATCCACGTATTGTTTGGATTAGTATGGATTGTCGCTTTAATCATTCAGTTGTCAAGAAGAGGTATTACACCGGTGACAACGCGTAAAGTCAATATCATTAGTCTGTTCTGGCATTTCCTTGACGTTGTTTGGATATTTGTGTTCACGATTGTGTACTTGATGGGGGTGAGCTAACATGACGGATTCGAACTCGGCTCATGTACAGGAAGAGCATCATGGTTCCTTTAAATCGTATACGATCGGATTTATTTGCTCCATTATTTTAACGGTGATTCCGATTGCAGTGGTCTTGAATGAATGGCTTCAAGGAACAGGGTTAGCACTCGTGCTGATGATAGCCGCCGTATTGCAGCTGTTTGTTCAACTATTATTCTTCATGCATTTACGTGAGGAAAAGAACCCTCGCTATAATTTGATCTCCTTGATCCTCGGTCTGGTGATTCTGGTCGTTATTGTCGCAGGATCGATATGGATCATGCTTAACAACATGGTGGCATTATGAAAAAAAAGAGTATGCTGGCGGACTGGCTGCACTTAACCAAGCCACGCATACTTCAGCTTAATCTCATTGCTACATTCGGAGGCTTCTGGCTGGCCTCTGAATGGGTAATAAATGAAAGCTTGTTGCTGTGGACACTGCTCGGTACGGTCCTCACCATGGCATCCGCCTGCGTCGTTAACAATGTGTGGGACTATAAGCTGGATCGCAAGATGAATCGAACGAAAGATAGGCCGCTGGCAGAAGGGCGATTAAAGCTGGCATATGTAGTCTTGTACGCCTTTGTGCTCGGTATTGCCGGAGAAACGATTTTGTTTTGGAAGGTTAATACGCTTTGTGGCTGGCTCGGGTTGCTCGGCATGTTCGTCTATATTGTTATTTATACGATGTGGCTGAAAAGAACATCGACCTGGAGCACGGCAGTTGGCGGTGTTTCGGGGGCGATGCCGCCCGTTATTGGATACTGTGCGATTACGAATCAACTGGATGCAGGGGCTTTTCTTTTATTCTTATTGTTGTTTTTATGGCAGCCTGCCCATTTCTGGTCACTTGCCATACGCCGTGTTGAAGAGTATAAAGCGGCTGGATATCCACTTTTGCCTGTGAAAAAAGGGATAAGACGCACGAATTTGCAGATGATTCCGTATGTCGTGCTTCTGGTTCCTACCGTTATTCTGATGTATGTATTACAATACTCAGGCGTCATTTTCCTTATCGTATCCTTGATTGGAAGTGTGCTGTGGTTGTGGCATACCGTACGCGGTATAACGAAATCTCAAAATGACCGATGGGCTAAAACGAATTTTTTCATTTCGGTCAATTATTTAATGATTGTGTTCGTCATCATGATCTTGGATACAGCAGGACGGTCATTTTGATACGCTAATGAAACTATTATGAACTTTACGGTTAGGGAGGGTAAGCAGTGACAAGAAAACGCGGCTTAATTATTGCCATATTAGCAGTACTTCTCCTAAGCGCCTGCAACCAGAAAGCGGTGGATGATTCAACACTACGGGCAACGATTATGTCTCCCGAGGATGAAGAAGCTGTCGCATTGTATAAAAATCAATGCATCTCCTGCCATGCAGTAGATTTAAGTGGCAAAGTGGGGCCGGCCTTGCAAAATATCGGCTCAACAATGACGGAGGAAAAAATCAACGAAATTATTCGGGATGGCTCAAAGGGCATGCCTTCTTTTAAAAAGCTGTTAGAGGATAACGAGATTGAGATTTTAGCTGGGTGGTTGGCTAATATGAAATAAGGGGGAGTATGTTTTGAAAAAGCTTGCTATAGTTACTTTACTCATCATGATCCTTGGAGTGGCAACGGCATGTGGAAATTCCAAGCCAAACCAGTTTAGCATCCCAGTTGAACCATTTGAATATATGAACCAAGATGAGGAGACCGTATCCTTATCGGATTTAAGTGGTAAAGTATGGGTTGCGGATTTTGTCTTTACACATTGTATTACGGTGTGTCCAACAATGACAGCCAATATGGCGGAACTTCAGAAACGATTAAAAAAAGAAGGGGTAGAGGCTGAACTGATTTCATTCTCTGTTGATCCGGAGCGTGATGACCCTGCGGCATTAAAAAGCTATCTAGAGAAGTTTGATGCTGATTTTACGAACTGGCATGCCTTAACTGGTTACGAATACGAAGACATCAAATCGTTTGTTCTGAAATCTTTCAAGACGCCCCTTATCATGGATACTGCTTCAGATCAAGTAATACACGGCACTTCTTTTTACTTGGTTGATCAATCTGGAACGGTCGTTGCAAAGTATGATGGAACTACGGATACTCCATACGACAAAATTATTAAAGATGTGAAAGCTTTACAGAAGTAAAGGACGAGAAGAAGATATACAAAAAGGTGCATGGTAGAGATTCTTTACGAACATTGAATCGTATCATGCACCTTTTTTTAATTTTCTATTTCTAATGTTGAGCGAAGCGCTTCCGCAAATCTGGATATGCCAGTATGAATATCTTCAGTTCTTGCACGGGCAAATGTAAGCCTAACGTAACTGGAATCCGATCCATATACACTTCCAGGTACGAAGATTACCCCTCTTTGAATAGCGGCATCCAGTAATTTGGTGTCATTCACCTCAGGTACAATTTTGCACCACAGATGCAGTCCTCCATCAGGAATATGATACTCAACAAGATCTGGCATCTCTTTTTGAATGACCTCAATGATTAAATCGCGCTTGTAAAGAAGAGTTGACCGCAACCGATCCATATGGGGATCAAAAAACGGTGATTCCAGGAATGTAGCGGCAACCTTTTGCGGTACAACACTAAGGCCAAAATCCATTTGCTGTCTGGCATCAGCCAGTCGTTCGACAACGGAATGAGGAGCTACCATCCATCCAACACGCAAGCCGGATGCGGCAATTTTGGAAAAAGACCCGATATAAAGCACAGACCCGATCGCATCAGACGATTTTAACGGTGAAGGGGGCGTACCTTTGTATGCCGTTAAGCTAAAAGGGTCATCCTCAACGATGGGTAGTCCGAGTTCGCTTGCAACATCAAGCAATTTTTTTCTTCTCTCTTCAGCAAGTAAAGTACCCGTTGGGTTCTGAAAGTTGGGATTAATAAACATCATTTTGATTTTATGTTTTTTGAATAGAGAACGAATATCTTCAGGCTGCACACCCCGCTCATCGACGGGAAGCCTGAACAATCGAAGACCAGCAGACTGGAACATGGGCAATGAATAACTGTACGATGGATCTTCAATGGCGACTGCGTCCCCTGGAGATAACAAACATTGGGTTATCAAGTATAAAGATTGCTGTGAACCGGATGTAATCAGTATTGACGATTCGGTCGTATGGATACCTCGATACTCTTTTAGAAACGATACCAGTGCCTGTCTCAAAGGCATATAGCCTTGGGGGTTGTCATAACCCCAATACGACGTATTTTGTTTTTCGTTCATTATTGCATTAATCTCGTCAATGGGTGCCAAGTCTCCGGCGAGTTCACCACTGGCAAAATCTATGATGGATGGATCCTGCTCCAGAGCGACACGAATACGGCGCAAAAAAGGCAAGTTAGGCAAGAAATTACCACCTTCCGCATAACGATGCCAATTCGGTGTATGTTTGGGTGTTGCTCCCCATTTTGTTCTGCTGACCCGGGTACCGCTTCCAGATCGGCTTTCTATGATTCCAAGCGACCGAAGCTCTGCATATGCAAGCACAACGGTGCTACGATTTACCCCCAGTTGGTCTGCTAATTTACGTTCGGAAGGAAGCAAACTTCCAGGTGGAAACTCCCCGTAGGATATTCTTTGTTCGAGATCATCTGCGATTTGTTGATAAAGAGGCTGATTGCTTTTGCGATCAGGTTTCCACACATTTTTCATCCTTTCTGTCTGTATGTAGAATGAACAAGCACTGTGATTTTTATCATATCACTATTCGTTTTTTAGAAAAGTCTGAATTTTCATCATATATATGACAAAACTCTATCAATCTGTTGAACATGGATGGGAATATTGTCGAATTAATTGGATGGTTAAATTCATTCATTAATGGACGGTTTGAAATGAGGGTTCGTCATATATCATATATCATAATATCGCTCGAGAAGGGAAGGATGACATGAACAGTCAACATATTCGTGTAGCCGTTGTACAGGACGCTCCTATTTTGTTTAACAAACAATCAGCTATGGACAAGATTGATGGTCATACGAGAGATGCTGCAGAGCAAGGAGCCGACCTGGTTGTGTTTCCCGAAGTTTTTTTAGGGGGGTATCCTAGAGGCTTGAGCTTTGGAACCCGTGTCGGAAGCAGAAATACTGATGGCAGAAAAGACTGGGAACGATATTGGGAAAGCGCGATCGATATTCCTGGAACGGAGACAGACACATTAGGGGAACTTGCTAAGGAAACGGGTGTTTATCTTGTCATCGGAGTAGTTGAAAGAGATCAGGAGTTCAGCAGAGGGACCTTATACAATTCTATGGTATACATCGGACCAGACGGGAAGGTTCTCGGTAAACACCGGAAGCTCGTACCTACGGGTTCGGAGCGCCTGTTGTGGGGACAAGGTGATGGAAGCACTCTTACGGTTATCGATACGCCGTTCGGAAGAATAGGCGGACTCATCTGTTGGGAAAATTATATGCCGCTTGCTCGGACGTCTATGTACGCACAAGGAATTGACATTTACATCGCTCCAACAGCAGATGCACGCGATACATGGCAGGCTGCACTGCGCCATATTGCCTGTGAAGGCCGCTGTTTCGTCATCTCTTGCAATCAGTATTCGACCAAAGACTCATATCCCGCTGATTTAGCTTGTTATGAAGATGTTGAACAAGATCCCGATATATTAAGCAGAGGGGGAAGTGCTATTGTAAGTCCTCTTGGAGAATATGTCGTTGAACCTTTGTATAATGAAAAAGGCATTCTGTTCGCAACGCTGGACCTTTCTCAAATCGTTCAAAGTCGTTATGATTTTGATGTGGTTGGTCACTATAGCCGTCCTGATGTATTTCAGTTAGTAGTTAACCGGAAAAAGCAGGATATTACACAATTCTTATAAATTGAGTATTCAAACCTTTTTGTTACCTTGCTGGAGTGTTAGGTTTTAAGTTACAATATTTTAATGAACTACGATAAAAGGGGAGGTGCATCAAAGTGGATAAAGTATCGTCTTCTAAGAAATCGGTCATGGCCTGCCCATCCACCCATAAAACTTTTAGCTTAGCACTCCAAGCACTTGTTGTTCTTGAGAAACACTCAGGCGGTAAATGTTCCAGCGGTGATATCGCAACTCATCTGCATATCGATGCGACGCTTATCAGAAGAATTTTAAAGGCGTTGGCCTTAGAACATATTATCGAATCCCGTGAAGGAAGAGACGGGGGATACCGATTAGTTAAGGGCGCAGATAACATATCGCTTGCTGATATTTATTCGGCGCTCCAGATTCACAATACCATCGCCGACAGCATGTTGGAGGCTGCAAGAGATAACTGCTTAGGTGGTCAGATGAAGAACGCTTTTTCTGATATTTTATCTGAGATTGAGGAAAGTACACTAAATGTACTGAAATCCTATACTATCGCTGACATCGTCGAAAGAATGATGTAACGATTGATGTTGTGTATTGACAAACGAAATATATTTGCATTATACTGTGCAATTATCGGCACAGTATAATCGTGATCTAAACTGTGCATTATTTTGCACAATAATTTTTAAGGAGTGTTCAACCATGTCAACTTTGACAAAAAAGGATTTTCTTAGTGTTGTAAGAGAGCGCCATTCTGTACGGCAGTATGATCCATCGGTAAAAATATCGCGGGAAGAGATGCAGGAAATGCTGACGGAGGCTACATCTGCACCATCCTCAAGCAATCTTCAGCCTTGGCGATTTCTCGTCATTGATGATCAGGCCTTGAAAGAAAAGCTGTATCCAATTGCCAATAACCAGGCACAAGTATTAGATGCATCCGCCGTCATCGCTGTATTAGGTGATATGGAGTGGTATGACAAAGCGGAAGATATTTATACACAATCGCAGGAAGCGGGATATATGCCAGAGGAAGTTAAACAGAAAATGATCGCAACTGCGAATCAAGTGTATCGCCATTTGGATGATTCCAAAAAGAGAAGCATTGTGGATATCGATTCAGGTTTAATTTCCATGCAGCTTATGTTAATCGCTCGCGAAAAAGGTTACGATACCGTACCTATGGGTGGATTTAACCATGAAAAATTCAAAGAGGCGTTTAACCTTCCAGCCAACTATGAGAGCATCATGCTGATTGCGATCGGTAAAGCGGCTCAACCGGCGCGCCAAACTGTAAGACTTCCTCTGAATCAGGTGGCTTTTTGGAATGAAATAAACTAAGGGGACAAATTGACCCTAAAACCAAACAGGTCACCCAGGGATTTATCCTTGATATGCTCCCATCATAGTAGACAGTAGAAAAAAACAAAATTCTACTCTACTAATGATGGGAGTTTTTTATGATGTCCAAAAGGAATTCAATTTCTTTTGATGTAAAGTTACGTATCGTGGAGCGATGCCTTCAGCATGAGACGACCCCCAGTTATGAAGCCAAGCAGTTGGGGGTAGATAAAAACACGGTTAAAGATTGGATAAGAAAATATAAAGTAGATGGTTATGAAGGATTAAAGAAATCCAGAGGACATAAAGCATACTCAAAGAAACTGAAGCTTGCTGCCATCAGGGATGTTTTATCCGGAAATCATTCTATACGAGAGGCGACAAAGAAGTATCATATTTCGAGTATAAGTGTTTTGATGGGATGGATTTCCAAGTATACTTGTAGGAAAGAAATAAAACCTACTCGTAAAGGAAAGGGACTATCTCGTATGAATAAAGGACGTAAAACCACTTTCGAAGAACGCATTGAAATCGCGCAGTATACGATCGCCAATGATTTGGATTATCAGAAATCCATAGAAAAATATAATGTTTCTTATACCCAGGTCTACTCATGGGTGCAAAAATATAAATCTGGCAGCGAGGAGTCCCTCAAGGACAATCGTGGTCGCAAAAAGCCTGTAGAAGAGCTAGATGACCATGAACGACTCAAGCTTCGGATCAAAGAACTGGAAGCACGGAACGAATATTTAGAAATGGAGAACGCCCTCGCAAAAAAGTTGGCAGAGATCAAGCGACGAAATTCACGCTAACGTTAGTCCGGCATGTGGACTTGTACCAAGCTATCCAAGAACTGCACGCTGAGAAAGGCTATGCCCTCACGAAGCTGTGTGAGATAGCCGGAATCGCTCGATCTGCCTATTATAAATGGTTAAAGTGGAAGCCATCCCACAAGGAACTTGAAATTCTTTCGCTGGCAAAGGAAGTAAAGCTTCGTTATGACAAGCGGAAGGGAGTGCTTGGCTATCGCCAAATTAGCATCCAATTGAACCGTAAACTTAAAAAAAATTACAACAAAAAGCGTTATTATCGAATTATGCGTGCTCTTGGATTGAAATCGGTGATTCGCAAGAAACGGCCGAACTACGTGAAGGTATCTGAAATACATGTGGCTGAAAATGTGATGAATCGTGAATTTTACGCGGATTCTCCAAATATGAAGTGGTGCACAGACGTAACAGAATTGAAGTACGGGAATGGCCGTAAAGCCTATTTGAGCGCTATCGTTGATGTATACGATAACTCCATTGTTTCATGGGTTCTAAGCCACTCCAACAATAATAAACTCGTTATGGATACGGTGAAGAAGGCTTACTGGAAAAACCCAGGTGTGACTCCACTTCTCCATAGCGACAGAGGCTTCCAATATACTTCATATGAATACAATCGACTTAAGGATAAATACGGTTTTACTAAAAGTATGTCTCGTGTAAGCCGATGTCTGGATAACCAACCCATTGAACGCTTTTGGGGGACATTTAAGGCAGAAAGCTTTTATCTGACGAAACACGACACCTATGAAGATGTCCTCAAAGACGTGAGAATTTATATCCGCTACTACAACAATTACCGCTATACAGAGCGATTAAATGGCTTGTCTCCCAACGAGTATCGACGAGCTGCTTAACGATGAGAAAAGAAAATAAACCCTCAGCTCTGTTAACTTGAACTGAGGGAAATAATCTAACCATTTTTTGTTTTTTACACTGTCTACTTGACAGGGGGCACTTCACCTTGGGTGACCTGTTTGGTTTTGGGAATTACCTGTTGTTATTGCGCCTCATCAGCAGAAACATGCACCGCGCTCTGGGAGTTGTTGCACACGGTGTGAATAATAATCGGTGCTTGGAGAGAGGCACAAGCCCCAAGGTACACGGCAGAAGCAAAGAAAATGCTCGCACAAACACTCACTGGCGGACAGAGAATCCGTTATTTGTGAAATTCAGCTGTTTTAGGAGTTACTCGCGGACTGAGGTTCCGTTATTTGCTTGTAAAGTCTCCAAATTCCTTGGTTTGACGGATAATAGCGGATCTCCTGTCCGCGTACACACCAAAACAGTCAAAAATGGAAAAATAGCGGAACGTCTGTCCTTAAGAATCTGCAAAAATAGTGTGTTTATGCGGCTGCAGGCCACCGACCGGAAACTGTTGCAACCTCACCATGGTATCGACGCCAGAAGAAGCACGCGGAGCAAAAATAAATTAGTATAGAGTAGAGTTTTTCGTACTATGCTCAAATCCAGCGTGCGGTACGGCATTGCATGACGTCGGTCGAATTACCTCTTATTCCACTAACCGCAAGTACAATTCAAGACCGGTTTGCGAGCAGCTGTTGTCTCGTCAAGACGCTTCACGACCGTTGTATACGGTGCATTGATGACTAGCTCCGGATTCGTTTCGGCTTCCTGTGCGATTTGAATCATTACATCAATAAAACCGTCTAGCGTTTCTTTACTTTCGGTTTCAGTTGGCTCGATCATGATACACTCCTCGACATTCAGCGGGAAGTAAATGGTTGGCGGATGATAGCCAAAATCGAGTAATCGTTTCGCAATGTCGAGGGTTCGTACGCCGTATTCCTTCAGCTTTTTGCCGGATAATACGAATTCGTGCTTGCATAGACCGGGATAAGCGACTTCGTAATAAGGCGCCAGCCTATGCATCATATAGTTGGCGTTCAAGACCGCAAGTTCCGAAACCCGGCGAAGACCGTCCGGCCCGTAACTACGGATGTACGTATAGGCACGTACCAGAATACCGAAGTTACCGTAAAAAGCTTTCACACGGCCAATCGACTGCGGACGATCGTAATCCCAGTAAAATGTTCCGTCCTGACGTTTGGAAACAATCGGTTTGGGAAGGAAGGGGATCAACTTATCTTTCACCCCGACGGGACCAGCTCCTGGACCACCGCCGCCATGCGGCGTGCTCATCGTCTTGTGCAGATTGAGGTGGACAACGTCAAAGCCCATGTCTCCCGGGCGTGTAATTCCCATGATCGCATTGGAATTCGCTCCGTCATAATAGAGAAGACCGCCTGCTTCATGTACGATCTCAGCAATTTCCACGATTTGTTCTTCAAACAGACCAAGAGTACTCGGGTTCGTCAGCATCAATGCTGCTGTGTCGCTTCCAACAACAGCTCTGAGAGCATCAAGATCGACCATACCGCGCTCATTGGATTGAATTGTAATCGTATCATATCCTGCCACTGTAGCACTGGCCGGGTTCGTTCCGTGTGAGGAGTCCGGCACGATCACTTTGGTCCGCTGCTCACCACGGCTCTCGTGATATGCACGAATCAGCATCAGTCCAGTCCATTCACCGTGAGCGCCAGCCGCTGGCTGCAATGTCACTTGATCCATCCCGGTCAAAGCGGCGAGATCGTCTTGAAGCGTATAGAGCATTTCCAGAGCTCCCTGAATGCTTTCCTCGGGTTGATAAGGATGAATCTTGGCAAAACCCGGAAAACGGGCCACATCCTCGTTGATTTTTGGGTTGTATTTCATCGTGCAGGAACCAAGGGGATAGAAGCCGTTATCAATGCCGAAGTTACGACGTGACAACTCCGTGTAATGGCGAATGACATCCACTTCGTACACCTCTGGCAGTTCCGCCAGTTTGGAACGAAGCATGCTTTCTGGAATCCATTCTGATACATCCGTTTCCGGTACGTCACAATCAGGTAAGGAATAGGCCACTCGGCCCGGTTTACTTAGTTCGAAGATCAGCGCTTTTTCCGGTTTCATACGATTGCCTCCAATTCTCCGATGAATCGCTCAATTTCTTCTTTAGTTCGCCGTTCCGTAACGGCGATGAGCATGCGACCCTGCAGCTCCGGATAGGCTAGCCCAAGATCGTAGCCGCCGATGTAACCAGCCTTGAGGAGTTTAGCATTAACTTCTTTTAAATCAACCCCATCTGGCAATTTCACGACAAATTCATTAAAGAATGGCGAAGCGAATTCTATATCTAGGGAGCCTTTCGTGATGCATTCGGAGGCGTAATGCGATTTACGGACATTAAGCAATGCGACCTCCTGCATACCCATCTTTCCAAGGGTAGACATATACACAGAGGCGCAAAGTGCCAATAATGCCTGGTTGGAACAAATGTTCGATGTCGCTTTTTCGCGTCTGATATGCTGCTCACGGGCTTGCAGCGTAAGAACGAAGCCGCGCTTGCCGTCCCGATCGACGGTCTGGCCGACAATCCGGCCTGGAATACGGCGCATCAACGGCTCGGATACCGCGAAGAAACCGCAGGTCGGACCGCCAAGCGAAGCTGGTATACCTAGGGGCTGGGCATCGCCGACAACGATGTCAGCACCTAGTTCTCCAGGTGATTCAAGCAGGCCAAGGGAAAGCGGGTTCACACTAAGCACGAGCAGTGATTTTTGGGCATGAACTAGCGGCTCGATGGCTTTTACGTCCTCAATGCATCCGAAGAAGTTTGGAGATTGGATAAGGACTGCAGCCGTATCATCTGTAATAGCAGACGCCAAAGCATCGGTGTCGGTAACGCCGTTTTTGAAGCCTACCTCTACAACTTCAAGGCCAAGGCCGTGAGCAGAAGTAAGGACTATTTCCCGAGCTTCCGGATGAACGGTACGGGAAATGACAATCTTCTTGCGCTTCGTAGCGCCTGACGCAAGTGCCGCCGCTTCTGCAAGAGCAGTGGAGCCGTCATACATACTGGCATTGGCTACCTTCATCCCGGTCAGCTCACAGATATAAGATTGAAATTCAAAGATCGCTTGCAGCTCACCTTGACTGACCTCCGCCTGGTAAGGCGTATACGCTGTGTAAAATTCGGATCGTG
Above is a window of Paenibacillus uliginis N3/975 DNA encoding:
- a CDS encoding SCO family protein gives rise to the protein MKKLAIVTLLIMILGVATACGNSKPNQFSIPVEPFEYMNQDEETVSLSDLSGKVWVADFVFTHCITVCPTMTANMAELQKRLKKEGVEAELISFSVDPERDDPAALKSYLEKFDADFTNWHALTGYEYEDIKSFVLKSFKTPLIMDTASDQVIHGTSFYLVDQSGTVVAKYDGTTDTPYDKIIKDVKALQK
- a CDS encoding c-type cytochrome, translated to MTRKRGLIIAILAVLLLSACNQKAVDDSTLRATIMSPEDEEAVALYKNQCISCHAVDLSGKVGPALQNIGSTMTEEKINEIIRDGSKGMPSFKKLLEDNEIEILAGWLANMK
- a CDS encoding IS3 family transposase; the protein is MDLYQAIQELHAEKGYALTKLCEIAGIARSAYYKWLKWKPSHKELEILSLAKEVKLRYDKRKGVLGYRQISIQLNRKLKKNYNKKRYYRIMRALGLKSVIRKKRPNYVKVSEIHVAENVMNREFYADSPNMKWCTDVTELKYGNGRKAYLSAIVDVYDNSIVSWVLSHSNNNKLVMDTVKKAYWKNPGVTPLLHSDRGFQYTSYEYNRLKDKYGFTKSMSRVSRCLDNQPIERFWGTFKAESFYLTKHDTYEDVLKDVRIYIRYYNNYRYTERLNGLSPNEYRRAA
- the gcvPA gene encoding aminomethyl-transferring glycine dehydrogenase subunit GcvPA; translation: MKHRYLPMTEQDQSEMLAAVGAESIEDLFADIPAEVRYDGVLPMSEKLSEPELLKYMNGLAARNADFERYTSFLGAGLYDHHIPVVLNHVISRSEFYTAYTPYQAEVSQGELQAIFEFQSYICELTGMKVANASMYDGSTALAEAAALASGATKRKKIVISRTVHPEAREIVLTSAHGLGLEVVEVGFKNGVTDTDALASAITDDTAAVLIQSPNFFGCIEDVKAIEPLVHAQKSLLVLSVNPLSLGLLESPGELGADIVVGDAQPLGIPASLGGPTCGFFAVSEPLMRRIPGRIVGQTVDRDGKRGFVLTLQAREQHIRREKATSNICSNQALLALCASVYMSTLGKMGMQEVALLNVRKSHYASECITKGSLDIEFASPFFNEFVVKLPDGVDLKEVNAKLLKAGYIGGYDLGLAYPELQGRMLIAVTERRTKEEIERFIGELEAIV
- a CDS encoding RrF2 family transcriptional regulator, giving the protein MDKVSSSKKSVMACPSTHKTFSLALQALVVLEKHSGGKCSSGDIATHLHIDATLIRRILKALALEHIIESREGRDGGYRLVKGADNISLADIYSALQIHNTIADSMLEAARDNCLGGQMKNAFSDILSEIEESTLNVLKSYTIADIVERMM
- a CDS encoding helix-turn-helix domain-containing protein, with translation MMSKRNSISFDVKLRIVERCLQHETTPSYEAKQLGVDKNTVKDWIRKYKVDGYEGLKKSRGHKAYSKKLKLAAIRDVLSGNHSIREATKKYHISSISVLMGWISKYTCRKEIKPTRKGKGLSRMNKGRKTTFEERIEIAQYTIANDLDYQKSIEKYNVSYTQVYSWVQKYKSGSEESLKDNRGRKKPVEELDDHERLKLRIKELEARNEYLEMENALAKKLAEIKRRNSR
- the cyoD gene encoding cytochrome o ubiquinol oxidase subunit IV is translated as MTDSNSAHVQEEHHGSFKSYTIGFICSIILTVIPIAVVLNEWLQGTGLALVLMIAAVLQLFVQLLFFMHLREEKNPRYNLISLILGLVILVVIVAGSIWIMLNNMVAL
- a CDS encoding nitroreductase family protein, translating into MSTLTKKDFLSVVRERHSVRQYDPSVKISREEMQEMLTEATSAPSSSNLQPWRFLVIDDQALKEKLYPIANNQAQVLDASAVIAVLGDMEWYDKAEDIYTQSQEAGYMPEEVKQKMIATANQVYRHLDDSKKRSIVDIDSGLISMQLMLIAREKGYDTVPMGGFNHEKFKEAFNLPANYESIMLIAIGKAAQPARQTVRLPLNQVAFWNEIN
- the gcvPB gene encoding aminomethyl-transferring glycine dehydrogenase subunit GcvPB; the protein is MKPEKALIFELSKPGRVAYSLPDCDVPETDVSEWIPESMLRSKLAELPEVYEVDVIRHYTELSRRNFGIDNGFYPLGSCTMKYNPKINEDVARFPGFAKIHPYQPEESIQGALEMLYTLQDDLAALTGMDQVTLQPAAGAHGEWTGLMLIRAYHESRGEQRTKVIVPDSSHGTNPASATVAGYDTITIQSNERGMVDLDALRAVVGSDTAALMLTNPSTLGLFEEQIVEIAEIVHEAGGLLYYDGANSNAIMGITRPGDMGFDVVHLNLHKTMSTPHGGGGPGAGPVGVKDKLIPFLPKPIVSKRQDGTFYWDYDRPQSIGRVKAFYGNFGILVRAYTYIRSYGPDGLRRVSELAVLNANYMMHRLAPYYEVAYPGLCKHEFVLSGKKLKEYGVRTLDIAKRLLDFGYHPPTIYFPLNVEECIMIEPTETESKETLDGFIDVMIQIAQEAETNPELVINAPYTTVVKRLDETTAARKPVLNCTCG
- a CDS encoding PLP-dependent aminotransferase family protein, with amino-acid sequence MWKPDRKSNQPLYQQIADDLEQRISYGEFPPGSLLPSERKLADQLGVNRSTVVLAYAELRSLGIIESRSGSGTRVSRTKWGATPKHTPNWHRYAEGGNFLPNLPFLRRIRVALEQDPSIIDFASGELAGDLAPIDEINAIMNEKQNTSYWGYDNPQGYMPLRQALVSFLKEYRGIHTTESSILITSGSQQSLYLITQCLLSPGDAVAIEDPSYSYSLPMFQSAGLRLFRLPVDERGVQPEDIRSLFKKHKIKMMFINPNFQNPTGTLLAEERRKKLLDVASELGLPIVEDDPFSLTAYKGTPPSPLKSSDAIGSVLYIGSFSKIAASGLRVGWMVAPHSVVERLADARQQMDFGLSVVPQKVAATFLESPFFDPHMDRLRSTLLYKRDLIIEVIQKEMPDLVEYHIPDGGLHLWCKIVPEVNDTKLLDAAIQRGVIFVPGSVYGSDSSYVRLTFARARTEDIHTGISRFAEALRSTLEIEN
- a CDS encoding carbon-nitrogen hydrolase family protein, which translates into the protein MNSQHIRVAVVQDAPILFNKQSAMDKIDGHTRDAAEQGADLVVFPEVFLGGYPRGLSFGTRVGSRNTDGRKDWERYWESAIDIPGTETDTLGELAKETGVYLVIGVVERDQEFSRGTLYNSMVYIGPDGKVLGKHRKLVPTGSERLLWGQGDGSTLTVIDTPFGRIGGLICWENYMPLARTSMYAQGIDIYIAPTADARDTWQAALRHIACEGRCFVISCNQYSTKDSYPADLACYEDVEQDPDILSRGGSAIVSPLGEYVVEPLYNEKGILFATLDLSQIVQSRYDFDVVGHYSRPDVFQLVVNRKKQDITQFL
- the cyoE gene encoding heme o synthase; translation: MLADWLHLTKPRILQLNLIATFGGFWLASEWVINESLLLWTLLGTVLTMASACVVNNVWDYKLDRKMNRTKDRPLAEGRLKLAYVVLYAFVLGIAGETILFWKVNTLCGWLGLLGMFVYIVIYTMWLKRTSTWSTAVGGVSGAMPPVIGYCAITNQLDAGAFLLFLLLFLWQPAHFWSLAIRRVEEYKAAGYPLLPVKKGIRRTNLQMIPYVVLLVPTVILMYVLQYSGVIFLIVSLIGSVLWLWHTVRGITKSQNDRWAKTNFFISVNYLMIVFVIMILDTAGRSF
- the cyoC gene encoding cytochrome o ubiquinol oxidase subunit III, with protein sequence MAQSHLQESHHDHPDMEEVRTFGFWIYLMTDVIIFGTLFATYIVLQHNTDGGPGAADLFQINGIIASTFILLTSSYTCGLAVLAMHKKKVKALMGWLGVTALLGATFLSLEITEFVHLVDQGATIGTSAFLSAFFTLVGTHGIHVLFGLVWIVALIIQLSRRGITPVTTRKVNIISLFWHFLDVVWIFVFTIVYLMGVS